From the genome of Medicago truncatula cultivar Jemalong A17 chromosome 2, MtrunA17r5.0-ANR, whole genome shotgun sequence:
CTGCTTCAACGTCAATAGCTGAGGCTGTTAATGTTATTGCGGAGACTTGCAAGTCGCGGAATGAGGCTATAAGTAATGCATCTATTGGTGAGGTGATGGCTGAGATTCAAACCATGGAGGCAGTTACTTCTGATTTAGAGTTTCATACAATGTGTTGTAACCTAATGATGTTTAAGCCAGCTAGGGAGATGTTTGTATCACTGCGGGGTTTTGAGGAAAGAAGGTTGATTTGGCTCAAATTTGCATCATTCAACCCTACTCTATTCATGAGGCCgtgatttggaaaaaaaattggctcAAGAATTGGCTTAGTGATGTGTCTTGGACTTAGCTTATGCTTTTGGACTtagtttatgtatttggtttcttagtttatgtatttggttgCTTAGTTTGTGTTTAGATCTTTATTATATCGCACTATGTGTGAGGATTTTCCTTTATAAATTCCGTATTAAGAACTCAAGTAGTATGGTGATATAAAACCTATGTATTATGCCTTGTGAATTTGAATGAAGTGAATTTGTTACATGGTTGCctctgttattttttatatgtctTATGACTTATTGGTTATATTATTAAATGGTAATGGAAACTATTGTGTCTGGCAGGCAAGTGTGTACTAGTTTGTGCTAAGCTGCAAAAGGATGTACTTTATGTAGATGTGTTGAAGATTGAGACTACAACAAAATTATCATCTGTGTCAGGTAATAAATTCTATGTATCTGTTATGCCTAAAAGTTCCATAgtttaaattgttgattctgCTTGGAATTAGTTGGTACCTATGAATCATATCCTAATTTACATAGTGATTGACCTTTAGACATCTTATGCCTCATTTCTTTTAAGAATGTTGAGTGCATGTTTGCTTCCACGTTGGTGTGGAGTTGAATGTGCGGTTGGTAAACTCTACAAGACATAGCATTTATCCAGTTTTACAGTATACCAAACACACTTTGAGTTCGTCGAAGCTCAGTGAGAAACAAAACCAGTAGTAATGCATCATATGGATTTTTGACGATATCACTTTTATGCCCTTGCTAGAAGTTTGAAGATTCCTTTGAATTGTTAAACCAGAATCATAACATTCTTTTCAGCTTTGCTAGTgctataattaattcatattttgatgtttaaaacACAGTGTAGTGCCAATGGTACTTTATTCTAGAATTTCATTTTACCTGTCGTCTAATAACATGATTATGTAAAGTAGTGGATTTTTGTTAGAGTTGCTGCAAACATTGTGCTGTAAGTGTGAAGATACATGCTTATTTGAAACATATACATCACTAACCAAATTACAAACAAGATAGTTATGGGCTCAAGGGTATACAATGCACATGTATTTTGGTGCATGTATTATACTGACAGATGGGATACAATGGATGGTAGTGTTTATATATTGTGATTTATTTGCTTTACTTCACAATGGATGGTGTGTTTATATATTGTCATTTACACACAGGTCCACTTTATTAAAATGAACTTTTGGAAGGAACAATTGGAACACAAtacacaagaagaagaagatgatgatacatttgaagaatCCTATATTTTGGCTGCACTACTTGGTGAGTATGCAACAAAATATTTATGCAAAGAGCCATGTAGAACTAGTGAGCTCACAGGTCATGCATGGGTTCAAGAAATATTGCAAGGGAATCCCACTCGTTGTTATGAGATGTTTCGAAtggaaaaacatatttttcataaactttgCCATGAATTGGTGGAACATGATTTAAAGTCTTCTAAACATATGGGGGTTGAAGAAATGGTTGCAATGTTTTTGGTCGTTGTAGGCCACGGTGTCGGTAATAGAATGATTCAAGAAAGATTTCAACATTCGGGTGAGACTGTAAGTAGACATTTTCATCGTGTACTTCATGCATGCCTTAAGTTGTCCTTCAAATATATTAAACCCGAAGATCCTATGTTTTGTGAATGTCATgccaaaattaaaaatgatcaaCGTTATTGGCCTTTTTTTAAGAATGCTATAGGAGCAATTGATGGTACACATGTGTCATGTGTAGTTAGTGCTAGTGAGCAACCAAGGTTTATTGGAAGAAAAGGATATCCAACACAAAATATTATGGCTGTATGTGATTGGAATATGTGTTTCACTTTTGTATTAGCTGGTTGGGAAGGCACTGCCCATGATGCCCGTGTTTTTGACAAAGCTCTTACTACTGCTAACCTTAACTTTCCGCATCCTCCTCAAGGTATGTTATACATTGCcttactatatatgattaatttgttatatcaataattaatttattttcatattttaataattaatttatttttaggtaaGTATTATTTGGTAGATTCTGGTTATCCAACACCAATAGGGTACATTGGTCCATATAGATGTGAACGTTATCATCTTCCTGAATTTAGACGTTCAAGTGGGTTCGAAAATCATAATGAAGTATTCAATTACTATCACTCAAGTTTAAGATGCACAATTGAAAGAACTTTTGGGGTATGGAAGAATAGATTTGCAATTCTGCGTAGCATGCCTAAGTTCAAATATGAGACACAAGTTCATATAGTTGTCGCAACAATGGCAATACACAACTTTATTAGAAGGAGTGCTGAAATGGATGTTGATTTTAATctttatgaagatgaaaatacaCTCATTCACCATGATGATGATCATAGATCAACTAACTTGAATCAATCCCAAAGTTTTAATGTAGCTTCTTCTTCAGAGATGGATCATGCTCGAAACTCAATCCGCGATCAAATTATAGCGTATAagctaaataattaaaaatgtaataattttcaatattatattgCACTTGAACTTATATTATCTATTATCTATCTAtttgtaatatattttagtttacaaTTGTGTAACTTTCTCATTTGTTTTACatctttttatgtttatattattttattaaaaatcacccaattgataaaaaattatattagaaataacataaattaatattttttttaaaattaattttggaaCCAATAAAATTCATGTAtgataaattgaaataattttttaatgagaatgagttttaaatacaattaaaaggaTAGTTTAGTCAttacacattcaaaatcaattttgattcaaactatccaaacaacatcaactcacATGAATCACTTTTAAtaaagtgtatccaaacataatcaattcacattcaactcacttttaaccaaaatcaattctctcaaaattaattctatcaaaatcaattctccccgccgccataccaaacacacactatatTCTCCTTCTTGTTCTGATAGCTAAAAAtcccttcttctttttttttgtcttcagCCCGACCCAAAGATGAGGCACCTAAAGCAAAGGCGTTAGGCCTcactaaatatattttacttgaTATGCAGTGAAATTCCTCCCATCTCTCGCACAGCCGTCTTATTTCCAAAAATGACCTTGCttggattttagaatccaaaGTGTATGTTGTGTTCGGATTCTAGAATCCCAATATATCCTACATACAGTTTGAACCCGTCTCCTTCCCCTCACTTTTGCATTTTCACTTTCAATAGaaacgaaagaaaaaaattaaatatatattgtgtcATTTTGCATCAATTCTTGCTCGAATCAATTAAATTTGTGAAGTTTCCAACTACTAAATAAGAGGTTAGTACACATTTGCTCAAatcttgaattttgaatttttttttttttttcttctcctttcgTACTGATTTTGTTTCGACTTTAGAATCTGAAATATGATTTTCATGTTTTTGGGATCTAAAGTCGGAAAATTGTCTAGAGTTGCATAATTGTTGATTTCTTCATGGTTTTGTCAATGTTTGGAAATGGACAGACATGTTAATCACAGTAGGGGAAACAAGATCTCAGCCACTGCCTTAAATAGGTAGAGGCGTAGATGAGATATGCAGAGCTGAGAAAGGTGAACCCGTCATGCAAGAGCCTGAGGTGCATGAGGCAGAGCAACAACAGGAAGAGGCACCACATCATGAAGAGTCAAAACCCGTTGTCACTTTACGTGGACCACATGGTTAGTCGAATTGGGGAGGAAGGTATACAATACATTGTGTGCTTTTAATTTAGGCTTAATTTCTCTTATTTGTTTgagtatttaagtttttttttagtctcgttttggtcctttcGGTTAGGTTTtcattagttttaataaaaaacattaagtgtggacacgtgtcactttatcattggctctgagatttttttttttttttaaattaattttttttaatatatattttttatttttttgtaaaaaattcccataaccaatgacaaggtgacacgtgttaactctgggacacatgtcactttgtcattggctttgggatttttttttaaaaaaaataaaaaaactcagagccaatgacaaggtgacacgtgtccagaagttaacttttttttaaaaccctaacggaaacctaacagaagggaccaaaacgagactaaaaaaaaacttaaagtactcaaacaatcttttttttagttaaggaaccaaagttataccaattaaatagttaagggaccaaaagaagaattaagcctttaatttattttctttgtttttcacTTTTGTGTCTGGCTCAGAAACCAAGAGAGAATCCACTCTCAAACGAGTAACtcaagtttttttatatatttcaaattgtgAGGATACAGGAAGGAAATAACCTTATTTATAGTCTACGGCGAAGCTAGTAATATTTTCATGAGGTGGCCAcatataaagattttttttttttaaactaatctAACATgataggcaaaaaaaaaaatcaccataaCTATTACCTATATAAAATGTTCTTCATCAAATATACACTTGATTCAGCATGAACggattataccaaaaaaatgcGGCAACAGcagattgtaccaaaaaaaccaCAGTAGAATAGCGGATTGTATcaaaaaaaactacaacaaaagaaataaaaactaataatagCTACTTATGAAAATTGAACTCGGCGGCCCTTCAAAGACTCAAATTCATCCATAATTGCATCTTAGCTAAATGGACTTGCAATGTCTTTTTCAATGTTAATGACCAAgctatttgaaagaaaatcatcactcattttgttttattgttttgtcTTGAGATTTTTCATTGATGAGAAAGCTCGCTTTGTCGTTATGGAGATTGGGAGTGTCAAAACAAGATGAATCAATCTATCAATTAAACAAGGCGAATCAAACTATCTACAATTGAatcattttatttgttaaataaagcaaagattgttattatttattatttatctcttttggaTGTTATTCTTTCGGATCCTATACGACATGATTGAATAATTTAAAGTTTGACCGGAAGTTAAATAAAGatggaaaaaattatttcatttaaaataaaacttgggggtagccaaatatatattattaggggtaactaaatataaaaatatacctactcgctcaaaaaaatatttatttttgaggtaGCCATGGCTACCTCTTCCTTATACTAGCAACCGCCCCTGTCTATAGTAGTCCTACAGACCAAATGGTAGTTGAAATAGTAATGGAAACACAATCTAGTAATAATAGAAAATGTCAAACATGGTGGTTTGTTGGCCTTATTGTTCAATATTAGGGTGGTGGAATAGGAAAGCTAGCATGGTAGGTGGTGGCTGCAAAGTTTATGCAATCTGCATGTATTGACCTGTATCAGTGTCACTGAAATGTGTTAGCAACGCAAAGAATTTTCTGATGTGCCACATTGATACAACGGCACTAAATGACGTGTCATGTCTATTGCTTCTGCCCATCCAGGACCGTCTTATACGGACTATACCACCTTGACCAAATCTGAAGGAGCAGCAATGATGGTGGAGCTGATTGGATTTGAATCAGAGGAAGCTAATCGGGACGTTGAAAATACTAACAGGGTCCATGCACGGTTCAGCTTTCTGATGTGCAAGTTCCAAGACACTTTGATTCAAAAAGGTAGCGATGTGGGGGTGACCAAGTGGACTGAGAGTTGCACATGTAATTGTAGTGCTTCTTTTGATGGGCTGCACCATCTTCTAAAACAAGAGTGCTGCATATGATGAAGTGGCGTACTTGGAGTTTTTCAAGGATCTGTATATGGTCGACGACTTCGCCTGGAATACTGCTGCCCATAACTTACTTGAATATGGAGTTGTACGTTGCCTACAATTATAGGACGAAGGAGCTGGCCGATTATATGACACTGCTTCAAGTAACATATTCATgtgattatttaattaattgtacaaaatatcatattcaacgtTATTTACCGATTAGTATATATTTATGCAGGCATAAATCTTCTAGCACTTTCCGAGTATTGGTGGTTGGGATTATGAGTCTGGGTACGAGCTCTTATACATGaaccaccttaggtggcatacacccttttacacccacacacatttgtgacatgtggcaaaaacattgaaagaagagataaaaAGAGGTGATAATGTGAtgtgaaatgattaaaataccCCTGACACATGAGGTGTACATAAGAGGTGTATCAAAAAAGGATGTCTACCTATCTTTTTCctatatataattgaaatgattatgctTTGTTTTAAGCATACTGTGCTTATCAATATATACGGGTCGAAGATATGAGATGAAAGGAATTTATATTGGTCTTCGTaaactttattttctatttttatcttaCAAACAAACTTTCATtcgttttttctttaaaaaacaaaagtttcaTTCTATTTATCGAACAGTACTTTGTCATCATCTCTTTCAATCTTCCTTCCTCATTCACATCTCATATTTCCATTATAATTTGAGTTGTTATGTTAGCTCATGTGTCATACTTGAGAAGAGCAttattagaaatcgtggttggacCTAACATAACCCCACAAAACTGGCTTGTAatgtgaggattgcccccacttataaacaaattgtcaggcCAACTTCTAactgatgtgggactcttaacacacaccCTCACGCTCAGGATTGCACATCTGAAGCGTgaacataaatggtgggtggcccgATAACGGAAACCTGATAACAGGTGGCCCAAAGAATCGtgaagaggctctgataccatattaggaAACATGATATCCAATGAAGGAATGAGAGAAAACTCAGACAATATTTCTATTGATGATAAAAGTGAATATTACAATGATATGAGATACCTTCTAATGAGGTGGTTACAACTATATATACTACTATATAACTAGTGCTAACTAGTATCTAACATATATCTCTAATAGTCCCCCTCAAGTTGGAAGGTGTTCAAAAACACTTCCAACttgaaataagaaaatacaagaaAATACATCAAGCAAATGAAAATACAAGGAAAGATGCTGGAAATACACTGGCCAAGAGAATAGCAACAACGCTTAACCACCATCTGGTAGAAGCAAACAACCAACAAAGCCAATTAAGGCACAACGCTTAACCACCAAGCAGAAACTATATGTAAAGTTTAACCACTTAGCAGAAGCACAATAACACTTAACCATCCATGACAGAGGCACAACAACAAAGGCTTAACCATCATGGACTAAAGCACAAAACAAGAATGAAAGCCATCATAGGCTAATAAGAAAGATGAGGAAGTAAGCCATGGACAAAAAACCATTGCCATGAAACTCAATGATCTTCAAACAGAACTGAAACTCCAACACATGTAGGCAACAATATGTAAGCTACTAAGAAAAAATAATCTTGCTACAAGTCTTCAACCCATATGTTCCAAGCTGCAGCAACAAAAAAAGCATATGCGACCATAAGAACTTGAATCAAGACAACTATCAAGGAAACCCAACCCAAAATTGTCTTCAATCTTGTGGATAAACCAAGTGTGTGTTTGATCGATCATTCTCATAAGTCATAAGCcatcttcttcaaaaacaatcatagtaaaaaaaatcaagtggaAACATTCAGCCATGATAAATCTTTTCTACCAATCCAAAACTAATGGTTGTTCCCAAACTTCAGTAAACAACACTAAGCAAATTCATACCAAATACCTCCAAATACCATAGCcaatgaacaaaaacaaaaggactGCACTGTAGTGGAATGATATTCAACACTAACTAAATTGGAGAAAAATTCAGCAACGATCCAGGaccaaaacaataaatgatCAAAAGCTTTCAACAAAGAAGCCAACTTATACAATTAGCATCAGGAAGGACTTAACCTGAGACTTTGAAAGGAACGTATTTCATGGTCTCAAGTCAACACCATcagaccaacccaagtgggtttgtacaattgtttattatttaatattgttaATTGGTCGAGAATTACACATAAGTAGCTCGTGGTTCGTGATTGATGATACATGTAGAATTCGAAATGATCGTAATTGTTTATTATGTGGCGATAAGTATGTGGAAAGACATAGTTAAGAGTTAACACTACTAGGGTATGTATGGCGTTTACAATATGATAGACCCAAATAAGATAAGAGACCTAAGTAAAATATGATAGAATTGTTTATGAGTATTTTTTGTGCAAGGAAATTCAaccaaatttgaaaataaatatttaaccaGTGTGACCGGAGTCTGAACAACTTAATATAGACTCACAAATTGGGTTGATATTGTTGTGAATTTGGACtcaaaactcacaccaatacaaacaatGATGTGTAGAACAAatgaaagtagtaaccaatttCAAAGTAAACACAAGCAACAGcaataataacaacacctagatttaatctagtaatcaaagtgaaaagcacaaaaccacaagcaaaagataaagaaagaagataaacaaacacaccaaagattgttgacccagttcggtccaacttgacctactctaagggagagattgatctctccaatccactatcaatgagttcttacaaagagatacaaatgggttacaatAAATTAGtttcaacaagctcacaaagaacaaccctaatttctacccatttttccaatctcaccaatgaacaagacactcaatgattttcactcacccaaggtgtttacaatatttcccaacccaagataactctaatcaaagacattcaaccctaaagttacctcctttgatttcccaagtttctctctcttttacctctccttcaaaatctgcaaagaacacttatatagcagtcttcagctgtcaaaatcgtgtcacgttttgtCAAATTGTGACACGGTTGGTGCGTACGAttcaaggtacgaccaaccttatcctgaaaacgtgGCCAGCAAgccgaaaatcgtgtcacgtttccccaaaaatcgtgtcacgattggacacCCTGCAAAACATGCTCTCGACATTgcgaaatcgtgacacgtttcacaaatcgtgtcacgattccaaGTTTTCCTATCTTCACAATTTGAACGCAAATCCAATAGATATTAAAAATGTCTTTGAATTGAATTAGAGTTTTATGGTCAACATTGACCAAGAAAAGGTTTAAGGCTGATTTGCTTTAAAATTGAATGACTTGAATTAAAATGATGACTGAATTGAAAGAGTTTGAATGTAAAAACACTTCAATGTTGAATTGAAAATGACTTAGAACTTAAATTTGCAAGAAAGTAAAGAAATAGAAAAGTGGCGATGCAAATTAAAGCAAAAAATGCCTCACGAATTAATCATGAAATCTAAATAGTCAATCAAATTTGTTTCTGGGCGAAAAACACGGTGGTTGATATATTTTTCCACGTCATGTGATATACACCTTCGGGATGATTTCGCTTTCCCTTTCTCGTTGTGCTTatcatttcccttaaaaaaagttgatagaaagataaattgatttgaattgaaattacaagaatttaaaagaatttaatgTTCTCAAAAGCTTTAGTCGTTTCTAGTCAAGAGTGAGTTTCAGAAATTAAGTATTCGGTCATTTCTTCTTTGTGAGAACTCTTATTTATAGAGAAGGTAAACTAAGTAACCAATCGTGCGTAGATCATGTGCTATTAGTCGTCACATATTCCAAATTGACTCTTCATCGGCCGATATTTCGTCGAATTAAGGTCTTGACTTAATATGAAACCTGGAAGTTAAAGTTTATGTCTTTATGCACTGTATTATGCCCTCTCTTTCTCTCATTTCATCTAGTGTAGGTTTTATCTTATTCCTTTTCTCTCATATCTCTCCAATTAATCTTAATatttctcataatttttttcttctttttcagaaTTCCCATCCTCTATTGATGCTTGTATATTCAGGTACTCATACTTataagcttcttttttttttttttcttttctttttgaagttCATTCATCTGATTTTTTCATGTGAATCACACTCATATGCATGTCTGCATGTTGCATGCAACTGATAAATAAGGGATGCAGTTGCAtccatttttatcattttaactATTTGACAATTTATTTGAATCTAAATTGACTACGGTCACAATATGCGGCCTTCACCGTGGTAAACACCGATTGTAAGATGGAGATCGGACGATTGgtgttttaaattataaaatctgattTACAATcaacttaaaatcataaattataacCATCCGATCTTCAACTTACAGACGAAATTACAACGGCAGGAAATGTTGACTGACTACGTTCAATCCATATCGGAATTATTTATGACTTTGACAATTGTCGATAATTAATATACTTCCGCTATTGCAGTTGGTAAACATTGATCGTTAGATGGAGATCGAgcatattttgttttcaattctAAAATCTAATTTACAGTACAAAATCATAAGTCAGAACCGTCTGATACGATCTTCAACTTACAGACGAAAAACGTTGACTGCAATCAATCCATTTCTGAATTATTATTCATGGCATTGATAATTGTCTATTAAATTGtgcataatttaatttttctctttcaaatttaATGTCTTACCTTTCAAAATTATACATGATTATTTgctaaatttcctttt
Proteins encoded in this window:
- the LOC11415782 gene encoding uncharacterized protein; its protein translation is MNFWKEQLEHNTQEEEDDDTFEESYILAALLGEYATKYLCKEPCRTSELTGHAWVQEILQGNPTRCYEMFRMEKHIFHKLCHELVEHDLKSSKHMGVEEMVAMFLVVVGHGVGNRMIQERFQHSGETVSRHFHRVLHACLKLSFKYIKPEDPMFCECHAKIKNDQRYWPFFKNAIGAIDGTHVSCVVSASEQPRFIGRKGYPTQNIMAVCDWNMCFTFVLAGWEGTAHDARVFDKALTTANLNFPHPPQGKYYLVDSGYPTPIGYIGPYRCERYHLPEFRRSSGFENHNEVFNYYHSSLRCTIERTFGVWKNRFAILRSMPKFKYETQVHIVVATMAIHNFIRRSAEMDVDFNLYEDENTLIHHDDDHRSTNLNQSQSFNVASSSEMDHARNSIRDQIIAYKLNN